The DNA segment CCGGGCCGGCAAGGGCCGAGACGGGCGGGTCGAACGTCTTCAGCGCGGCCACCGCGACGATGTCGAGCCGGTCGAGCGTGCGGCCGCGCAGCCGCGCGGTGAGGTCGCTCGCGAGAGCATGGACTTCGGGAAGCTCGGGCACCGCTTCAGTCTCGACCGGATCCCGGCCCCGCGCCACCCGTGCGCGCACGCCGGCGGCACGGCGGCCCGGTACCCTTGACACTCGTGGCTCTCACTATTGCAATCGTCGGACTGCCCAATGTCGGCAAGTCCACCCTCTTCAACGCGCTGACCAAGAACTCGGTGCTCGCCGCGAACTACCCGTTCGCGACGATCGAACCGAACGTCGGCGTGGTGAACCTGCCCGATGAGCGCCTCGCGAAGCTCGCCGGCATCTTCGGCTCCGAGCGCATCCTGCCAGCGCCGGTGTCGTTCGTCGACATCGCCGGCATCGTCAAGGGTGCCAGCGTCGGCGAGGGCCTCGGCAACAAGTTCCTCGCAAATATCCGCGAGGCGGATGCGATCGCGCAGGTCATCCGCGGATTCGCCGACCCCGACGTCATCCACGTCGATGCCAAGGTCGACCCGGCCTCCGACATGGAGACGATCAACACCGAGCTGATCCTCGCCGACCTGCAGACCCTCGAGAACGCCCAGGCGCGCTACGACCGCGACCTGCGCGCGAAGAAGATCGACCAGACCACGATCGACACCGCAGCGAAGGCCGTCGCCTGGCTCAACGAGGGCAGGCCGCTCTCGGCATCCGATATCGACCTCGAGCCGATCCGCCAGCTCGGCCTGCTCACCGCGAAGCCGTTCATCTACGTCTTCAACGTCGACGAGGACGTGCTCGGCGACTCCGCCAAGCTCGACCAGCTCGCCGCGCTCGTGGCACCGGCGAAGGCGATCTTCCTCGACGCGAAGCTCGAGTCGGAGCTCATCGACCTCGACGAGGCCGAGGCCGCCGAGCTGCTCGAGAGCACCGGCCAGGCCGAGAGCGGCCTCAACCAGCTCGCCCGCATCGGCTTCGACACCCTCGGCCTGCAGACCTACCTGACGGCCGGTCCGAAGGAGACGCGCGCCTGGACGATCGGCAAGGGCTGGACCGCACCGCAGGCCGCCGGCGTGATCCACACCGACTTCCAGAAGGGCTTCATCAAGGCCGAGATCGTGTCGTTCGACGACCTGGTCGAGGCCGGCTCGATGGCGGATGCGAAGGCCAAGGGCAAGGCGCGCATCGAGGGCAAGGAATATGTCATGAAGGATGGCGATGTGGTGGAGTTCAGGTTCAACGTCTGACTGTCGGTCTGATCAAGGGTTTTCGTCAGACCGGCACGAGTGGATGAGTGAGTTGCGACTCGGCATCGATAGCTTCCGCAGTCTTGCATCGGTGTCTTGATGGACGCCATGCTCTAAACATGAGCAATTGGCAGCGCAGGACTCTCGGCACCGCGGTCGTTCTTTCCGTGGGCGTCAGTCTCGTCGCGTGCTCGGCAACCTCGGTTCAGGAGTCCCCGAACGGCCGGTTGATTGCCGTCTCCGGGCAGGCGAGCGACGCCCAGGAGCAGGCGCTCGCGACTGGAACAGTCGTGTGGGGGCGTGGCGATTGCATGGTGGTCGAAGCGGAGGAGACCTACCTCATTGTGTTCCCGCGGGGCACGACGATCGGCGACAGTGAAAAGGTGACCCTCCCCAACGGCTCTGTCATCAGCGCTGGCGACGAGGTGGGACTTGGGGGCGGCTTCCACTTGGCTTCCACGGCGAAGAGTGAGCTCTCGGCGATACCGGAGGCGTGTCTGACCGAAGAGGTGTTTTGGGCAACCGGCGAGGTGGCAGAGTGATCCCGGTCGCCGGATGCAGTCCTCACGCATGTTCGCGCGGCAGGCCTTCCTCGCAGACACTTTTCGGCTACGAAACGTGGTGGAGTTCCGCTTCAACGTGTAGTGCCGCTCAGTATCGCGAGGGCTGGCCGATTGACGCAGGGCGTGTGAGCGAAGCTATTCGAACATGACAGAGTCTCACTACCGCGACATTCTGGATGAACCACGGTGGTCGGAGCCCCAACAGAGGGTACGTTTTCTTCAATAGATCGAAACGCCGCTGTGGGCGTATGGTCCGTCAGCGCTAGACGAAATGGAGCAACACCATGGCCACAATTCTCTGGATCATCGCGGCAATCCTCGTTATTGCGGGCATTGTCGCGCTCTTTCGGCGCCAGATTCTCTGGGGCGTCGTACTCATCGTTGTGGGACTGCTGGTGGGTCCCGGTGGTGTGAGTCTCTTTACTTGAGGCCGTGGAACGCGCGGTAGCGAGAGGGCGCGCCGAGTCGTGTGCGCCCCGTCTACGATCGTGGGTTGGACGCGTTCGGACAGCTGCCACCCCTGAGGCCCATGGGTGACAGACGAACAGGGTCAGATCAAAGATGCGCACTGTCCGGTCGCATTGCGGCCGACGACGTTGACGCTGCCGGGGATGAAACCACCGGACACTTCAGGCGTCAGTCCCATGCAGGTGAGGTTGCGCCCGATCGTGTTGTTCTTGATTGACCACGGAATCTCGAAGCCTCAACCGCACAGCGTGACGTTCCCGTGGACAGTGATTCCGTTCAGCAGCACGGCGACGGCGCCTTCGACCGTGACGTTCCCGTTGATGGTGATGGTGGAGTGCCCATCTGGCTCGACGGTGCACTCCTGTGCCGAGTTGCCCGTGTACGGGTATACCGCACACGCCCGTGACCGTGATGCTTGCGTAATTCCGCGACGGGATTTCACCACCGGCACACGTGTACGTCATCGGCGATTGCGCGCTGGACACGGCAGCCGACGCCGGTCCACCCGAGAGCGCAAGCGCTAATGGCCAGGGTGCCTCGAGCCTCACTGCGATCCTCATGAGGTTTACCTTTCTCTTGCGGCCCTCCACGGGGCCGAACCCGCCCGTTCGATACCCATACGCCTGTCCCGCGCGAGGGGTTCCGTCCATGCCGGAAATGACGTGGTGGAGTTCCGCTTCACCGTGTAGTTTGAGGCTCATCGGCACCTGTGTCTCGAGCGGTGGGGGCGATCTGCTGACTTATTCGGATGCGCTGACGCCGGCCTCCGGAGAGCTCGCTCGAGTGGCGTTGTCGGAGGAGAAACCCGATGGACCAGACGCCCGCTCCGCAGCGTCGCCGAGGTTCGGGCCTCGGATGGCCGTGGGGAGCGCTCGCCGGCGGGGCGATTGGGTTCGCGCTTGCCTCCGTCATCTACCTGCTGATAACGCCGGTTCTGGAAGAGAGCACTGGTTGGGTCAGAGAGTTGCAGGGCCTGTCATGGAACCTTGTTCCCGCGCTTACCCTGGTCGGCGCGGTCCTGGGCGGGGTGCTCATGGCCGCCCGCCGCAGGCGGTGAAGCTCGACACACGGTGTCAGGCGCAGCCGGCCCCCTTGCCTTCGGCGGCGATTCCGGGGCGTCGTCTTCGAGAAAGTTGGTTCGACGGCAGTTCTATCCGACGAGCGTTGCTTCTGACACACAAGCTGCGACGGCGTCAGCCGTCGAGCGTGTCCGGATACCGTGACCCGTCCGGGAAGTTGCCGAACAGTGGCCGTTCGCCTTCGGTGACCGAGTCAACGAGCAGGTCCCCGCCGACGAATGCGCCGCGCCACGAGGCGCCGCGTCCACCGAACACCTCTTCCCGATCCCCACGGGAGCGGGGGCGGTTGATGCCGAACTTGAAGGAATGCACCTCTTCCCGCACCCGCCCGGCGAAGGCCCGGTCATCCGTTGCGACAGAGGACACCAGACTCCCGTTCGAGACATTCATCGCGGCGATGAATTCCGCCTCGGTGTCGACCAGCACGATCGAGTCGATCGGTCCGAACGGCTCCGAGTGGTGCAGCGACCAGGCTCTGGGCGGCTCGAGCACACATGCTGGAGCGACGTAGGCGGCGACGTCCTGCCCGGGGAGGAACTTTCCCTTTGACAGATCGCCGTGATACAGCGGGATGCCGCCCATCGTGATCGCCTCGTCGTATTGCGCGCGCAATTCGGTGGCCTTGACCTTCTGGATCACCGGACCGAATTCGAGATCCGGCAACTCGTCCGCGGCATCCTCCACGGCGAGCGGATGCCCGAATCGAAGGTTCCCGATCACCGACAGGTACATCTCCAGAAACGTCGGGAACAGCCGTCGCTGCACCACGTAGCGCGGATACGCGGTGCAGCGCTGTTTGGCGTACTCGAAGCCCTTGCGGAGGAGAGGTGCGAGCTCATCCCAATTGGAGTAGTCCCAGATACCCCAGGTGTTTAGCCCCTCCTGCTCCAGAATGTGTCGCTTGTCGAAGTTCGCGAGGTTCACGGCTGCCGCGCGCCCGTTCGATCTCCCACCCACGAAGGCAAGTGCGCCGAGACTGGGCGAGGAGACGAGAGCATCCGCCAGCTCGCCTCCGACCCCCGAGAGCAGCGTGACGGGCAGGCCGGCCCGCGCCATCATCGCGTGCGCCAGCGTGAGCGCGTGAAAGCCGCCCTGTGAAGGGGTTTTGGCGATGACCGCATTGCCCGCCAGCAGCTGCACGAGCTCGGCGTGCACCAAAACGCTCAGCGGGTAGTTCCACGACGCGATGTTCGAGACCGGGCCCGGCAAGGGTCGCCGGCCCTCGAGCTGCCTCCCGATCTGACCGAGGTACCACCCGACGCCCTCGATGCAGCGGTCGATGTCGGCGCAGGCGATCTTCCACGGCTTTCCGATCTCCCAGACGAGCAGCATCGCGATCGCGTCGCGGCTCTCACGCAGCCCGTCAAGTGCGGCCCTCACCCTCGCAGCCCTCTCGTCCAGCGGTACGGTGGCCCACTCCCGGTGCTGGCGAGCCGCGTCAGCGACGGCCGCGACAGCCGTATCGTGGTCTACCCGAGGTGGGCCAAGGATCGGTGACTGGTCGACCGGACTCACGTGCTCCCCGGTGATTCCGACAGCACGCCAGCTTCCCCCGATAAGATTGCGGATTCGATCGCTGTCGAAGGCTTCCGGAGCGAGTCGCCGGGCAGTGCCGGTGACACTGTGCCAATCGGTGCCGGGCTTGAGGAGTAGCGTCATTGATGTTCCGATCCGGGAGCTTCTGTCTCTGACCCGAATACGGGTTGCGCAATCGTAAGTCGGTCCCGCCCGCGCCTCGCGAGTTCACCGAGGGATTAACAGCAAAGGCGGATGCTGGGTCGAGGTAAGGCGGGCGGAACCTTCCGACCTGGCGTTCGATGAACATCATTCCGTGAGCGACGATCAGTGCGATGTGCACGCTGCCAGACGCTCACCGGAGGCATAGGTCAAGCTCATGACTTCACCGATCACCCGCGCATGCGGGGCCGGCGAAGCCACTGGTAACCTAACGCGCCGGGCGAGCCAGTCGCGCACGGCCGGGAGGTCGAAGGCCGCGAGGTGGCAAAATGGCCGCATGACCCTCAACATCACCGGCGACGCCGCGGCCGACGCCCTGCTCAGCGATGACCCGTTCGCCCTCCTGCTCGGGATGCTGCTCGACCAGCAGATCGCGATGGAGACGGCGTTTGTGGGCCCGGCCAAGATCCGTGACCGGATCGGCAACTTCGATCCGGCGACGATCGCCGGCTATGACGCCGACGCCTTCGTTGAGGTGTTCCGCGAGACGCCGGCGGTGCACCGCTTCCCCGGATCGATGGCGGGGCGCGTGCAGGAGGTGGCCCGCGTGATCGCCAGCGAGTGGAACGGCGATGCATCCGCCATCTGGACCTCCGGCTCGCCGGACGGCGCTGAGATTCTCCGCCGGTTGAAGGCGCTCCCCGGTTTCGGTGAGCAGAAGGCGAGAATCTTCCTGGCGCTTCTCGGCAAGCGGCGCGGGGTCACGGCGGCCGGGTGGCGGGAGGCATCGGCCCCCTACGGAGAGGAAGGCTCGTACCGCTCCGTCGCCGATATTGTCGACCCCGAGTCGCTCACCCGGGTGCGGGAGACGAAGCGGGCGGCGAAGGCGGCGGCCAAGAAGACCTAGCTGGGGAGCTACCGCGCCCCCCTGGTGCGTGCGCGCCCGGCCGGCCGGGCGCACATGCTACAAGCGGGCGCGCTCATGGGAAGATGCCCCGAACGTGGGCGCGCACTCACCGCGACGGCTCGGACGAGACGCCACCGTGCGGCCGGCGACACGCCACGGCAGCTCGTACCGCACCACGGTGATGCCACAACGGGAAAGTTCGGATGCCGCCTCATCGACCACGAGGCGAAAGTCGCCGAGCGACGTCGGCACGAGCAGGTCCGCGCAGCGACGCTACCCGCCCGCGTAGGCTGATCCTCGACATACCGGGTGGAGTTCGCACGACCTGGACCCGACCGAGAGGACACCGGGCATGAGCCTGATCCGACTGCACGACGTGAGCGTTCGCTTCGAGAACACCCAGATTCTGCGTGAGGCGTTCTTCCGCCTCGAGCCCGGCGACCGGGTGGGCCTGATCGGCCGCAACGGCTCGGGCAAGACCACGATGCTCAAGCTGGCGCTCGAGAAGGTCGCTCCCGACAGCGGCACCGTCACGCTCGAGCCGGGAATCAAGGTGGGCTACTTCTCCCAATTCTCCGAGCTCGACGGCGATGCGACGATCACCGAGGTGCTCGTCGGCCTGTTCGCCGACATCCAGGCCGTCGAGGCCGAGCTCGCCTCCATCGACGCGACCATCGCCGCCGACCCGAGTGCGAGCCCCGAGCTCGACCGGCTCATCCACCGCCAGGCCGAGCTGTTCGAGGAGATGGACCGCCTCGACGGCTGGGACTACCCCCGCCGCATCGACAGGGCCCTGACAACGCTGGGGTTCACCGAGGCCCACCGCGTCTGTCCGATCGACGAGCTGTCGGGGGGCTGGCGCAACCGTGCGGCGCTCGCGAAGATCGTGCTCGAGGCCCCCGATGTGCTGCTGCTCGACGAGCCCACCAACTACCTCGATGTGGCCGGTGTCGAGTGGCTTGAAGCCTGGTTTCGCGACTTCCGCGGCGCCGCGATTGTCGTTAGCCACGACCGCAGGTTCCTGGATGTCGTCGTCACGCGCATCATCGAAGTCGAGAACTTTCATCTGCACGAGTACCCGGGAAACTTCGGCGAGTACGTGGTGCAGAAGCAGTTCCGGCTCAAGAGTCTCGAGCAGCAGTTCGTGCACGAATCCGAACTGCTCGCCTTCGAGGCGGAGGGCATTTCCGACCGCCGGGAGGCCGCGAAGGCCGCGAGCCGCAGCCTCGACAAGCAGCTCTCGCACATCAAGAAGTCCCGTGCTCCGCGCCCTGTCGACCAGATCATCACCGAGATCTACGGCGGACTCCACATCAAGGACGTGCTCGGCCGGGTCGAGATGCTGAGCAAGACCTACGGCGAGAAGGTGCTGTTCGACGGGCTCAACCTCGAGATCCGGCGCGGCAACCGCATCGTCGTGCTCGGGTCGAACGGCAGCGGCAAGACCACCCTGCTGCGCGTGCTGACGGGGGAGGAGGATGCCGACTCCGGCGAGGTCGCGTGGGCGAAGGGGGCAGGGGTCGTGTCGTACAACCGGATGCTGGACGAGCTCGACGGCGACGACACCGTCACCCACGCTGTCAACGCGATGCCCGGCAGTCTCGCCTTCACCGCGACCCGTAAATCTGTGAACCGATTCCTCGGTATGTTCCAGTTCTCCGAGGCCGACCTGAAGCAGCGCATCGGCAACCTCTCCGGCGGGCAGCGCGCGCGTGTGGCGATGGCGCAGTGCCTGCTCTCGGGGGCATCCGTTCTGCTGCTCGACGAGCCGACCAACCACCTCGATATGGCCAGCACACAGGTCATGGAGCGGGCCCTCGTCCACTTCCCGGGTGCCGTCATCGTGGTCAGCCACGACAGGTTCTTCACCGACAAGATCGCCACCCGGCGGCTCGTCTTCGGCAGCGATGGCGCCGCGCCCGGCGAGATTGACGTGCGCGCCGCGTAGGAGGGCCTGTCGCAGGACGGGGCATCGGCAAGGCGACTGCGGAGCGCCTCAGGAGGCACGGCCGACGTGCTCGTCAACAACGCGGGCATCAAGTCCGGCGCATCCGGCACCGCATACTCTGTGTCGAAGCACGCGGTCATCGGGGTCACGAAGTGCACCGCATTCTTCCCTGGGCCCAAGGGCATCCCATGTACTGCGGATGCCCCCGGTGCCGTCACCACCAACATCGAGGCTCCGTTCCAGTCCGTGTGGGCCTGGGAGTGCCTCGGACCGATCAGGCAGACGACGATTCCGACCCCGGCGGCTGGTCTACCGTTCAGCGCTGGTGCTCGAGCGCCTGATTCGCCAGTCGCGCCACGCGCCCGTCGACCAGAGCGCCCAGAGCACCAGCAGCGGCTGGAACAGCAGACGGATGCCGCGGGCGAGGTCGGTGTTCAGGCCGAACGAATCGGTGGCCGTGACGAACTGGGAGATGTTGCCGGGGAAGATCGCGACGAAGAACGCCGCGGTCACCCAGCCGACGAGAACCCGCTGCCGCGGCAGCACGATCAGCGCGAGCCCGAGGAGAATTTCGACGACACCCGAGGCGAGCACGACAAAGTCGGCGTCGAGCGGCAGCCATTCCGGCACCTGCGCTTGGAACGCCTCGCGGTTCGTGGTGAGGTGGCTGATCCCGGCGACCAGCAGGAACGCCCCCAGCGCGATGCGGGCCAGCGCGCGTGGGAGAGAGGTGCGAGGACGGGAGGCAGCGATACCGGTGGTCATCAGGAAAGCTTTCGAGAGGTCCGACAGATTCGAAAGCCGGATGCGACGGGCAGGACGTGGTCGAGACTAGCCGCTGTCGGCCACGCGCACAGTCCGGTGCGTATCGATCACGATGACAAACCCCAGCACGATCAGCGCGATGCAGACGGCGCCCGCAGCATCCGTCGCCCAGTGGTAGCCCAGGTAGACCCGACTCGCGGCAGTCGCGACGATACCGAGCGACGCGACGACGAAGGCGGCGACGGCCGTGCGGGGGTTCCTCCGCCGGGAGAACACAAGGTAGGCCGTGAGAAGCATGATGGCGGCGGCGCCGACCACGTGCCCGGACGGAAACGATTCGCTGAGCTCGGGGCCGATGAGCATGCCCCGCACCGGCGGGCGGGCGCGGCCGACCAGCTCCGCGATCAGCCGAACGCCGACAATCGCGACCAGCGTGCCGCCCGCAAGCAGCAGAGGGCGCCAGGCGTGACGCGCGGTGAACACCCAGCCCAGCACGAGGACGAGTGCCACGATCGGAAAAATGGGTGGGCCGAACAGCACCGACAGGCCCGTCATCGTTGCGGTGAGGAACTCTGATTGCACCGAGTTCAGCCAGGCCTGCACCGGCGCGTCGATGCTCGACAGCTCGCCGCCCCGCAGCACATCGATGAGGATCACGACGAAGGCACCGAGCGGCACAATGACCAACACGGTCGCGATGAGGTAGAGCCTGCGCCGCACGGGCGCCGCCACGACCCGTTCCTCCACGATGAACCTCTCGTGCAGGCCACGCAGCGCCACAGCTGTAGAGGGTTTGTCATCACGTTCGTGGGCCACTCGCAAACCCTATCCGTCAGTGTGCGCGGGTCGGCGATCCGCTGTCGACGACGCGCACCATAGACGAATGAGAAACTGAACCCATGACGGCAACTCTCGTGGCGAAGGGCGTCGCCGGCGGCTACGCCCACCGTGTGCTCTTCGACTCCCTCGACCTCACGGTCGCTCCCGGTGATGTCGTGGGTGTTGTCGGCGTGAACGGATCGGGCAAGTCGACGCTTCTCCGGATCCTCGCCGGCGTCGACCAGGCGCAGGCCGGCACCGTCAGCCTCGCGCCCGCGGATGCCTTTGTCGGTGCCCTCCCGCAGGAGCACGAGCGCATCCCGGGCGAGACCGTCTCCGGCTACATCGCCCGGCGCACCGGATGCGCTGGCGCGACGAGGGAGATGGATGCCGCAGCATCCGCCCTCGCCGCGCCGGCCAGCGGCGGAATCGACCCGGCCGACGTCTACTCGAGCGCCCTCGAACGGTGGCTCGCGAGCGGAGCGGCCGACCTCGACGACCGCCTTCCCACCGTGCTCGCCGACCTCGGGCTCGACCTCGGCGCGTCCGGGGGCGAGACACTGATGACCTCGCTCTCCGGCGGGCAGGTGGCCCGCGTCGGCCTCGCCGCTCTGCTGCTGTCGCGGTTCGACATCGTGCTGCTTGACGAACCCACCAACGACCTCGACCTCGACGGGCTCGAGCGGCTCGAGGTCTTCGTGCGGGGGCTTCGCGGCGGTGTCGTGCTCGTGAGCCACGACCGCGAGTTTCTC comes from the Marisediminicola antarctica genome and includes:
- a CDS encoding aldehyde dehydrogenase family protein, whose translation is MTLLLKPGTDWHSVTGTARRLAPEAFDSDRIRNLIGGSWRAVGITGEHVSPVDQSPILGPPRVDHDTAVAAVADAARQHREWATVPLDERAARVRAALDGLRESRDAIAMLLVWEIGKPWKIACADIDRCIEGVGWYLGQIGRQLEGRRPLPGPVSNIASWNYPLSVLVHAELVQLLAGNAVIAKTPSQGGFHALTLAHAMMARAGLPVTLLSGVGGELADALVSSPSLGALAFVGGRSNGRAAAVNLANFDKRHILEQEGLNTWGIWDYSNWDELAPLLRKGFEYAKQRCTAYPRYVVQRRLFPTFLEMYLSVIGNLRFGHPLAVEDAADELPDLEFGPVIQKVKATELRAQYDEAITMGGIPLYHGDLSKGKFLPGQDVAAYVAPACVLEPPRAWSLHHSEPFGPIDSIVLVDTEAEFIAAMNVSNGSLVSSVATDDRAFAGRVREEVHSFKFGINRPRSRGDREEVFGGRGASWRGAFVGGDLLVDSVTEGERPLFGNFPDGSRYPDTLDG
- the ychF gene encoding redox-regulated ATPase YchF, with the protein product MALTIAIVGLPNVGKSTLFNALTKNSVLAANYPFATIEPNVGVVNLPDERLAKLAGIFGSERILPAPVSFVDIAGIVKGASVGEGLGNKFLANIREADAIAQVIRGFADPDVIHVDAKVDPASDMETINTELILADLQTLENAQARYDRDLRAKKIDQTTIDTAAKAVAWLNEGRPLSASDIDLEPIRQLGLLTAKPFIYVFNVDEDVLGDSAKLDQLAALVAPAKAIFLDAKLESELIDLDEAEAAELLESTGQAESGLNQLARIGFDTLGLQTYLTAGPKETRAWTIGKGWTAPQAAGVIHTDFQKGFIKAEIVSFDDLVEAGSMADAKAKGKARIEGKEYVMKDGDVVEFRFNV
- a CDS encoding DoxX family membrane protein encodes the protein MTTGIAASRPRTSLPRALARIALGAFLLVAGISHLTTNREAFQAQVPEWLPLDADFVVLASGVVEILLGLALIVLPRQRVLVGWVTAAFFVAIFPGNISQFVTATDSFGLNTDLARGIRLLFQPLLVLWALWSTGAWRDWRIRRSSTSAER
- a CDS encoding HhH-GPD-type base excision DNA repair protein, which translates into the protein MTLNITGDAAADALLSDDPFALLLGMLLDQQIAMETAFVGPAKIRDRIGNFDPATIAGYDADAFVEVFRETPAVHRFPGSMAGRVQEVARVIASEWNGDASAIWTSGSPDGAEILRRLKALPGFGEQKARIFLALLGKRRGVTAAGWREASAPYGEEGSYRSVADIVDPESLTRVRETKRAAKAAAKKT
- a CDS encoding GPGG-motif small membrane protein, with translation MATILWIIAAILVIAGIVALFRRQILWGVVLIVVGLLVGPGGVSLFT
- a CDS encoding phosphatase PAP2 family protein translates to MAHERDDKPSTAVALRGLHERFIVEERVVAAPVRRRLYLIATVLVIVPLGAFVVILIDVLRGGELSSIDAPVQAWLNSVQSEFLTATMTGLSVLFGPPIFPIVALVLVLGWVFTARHAWRPLLLAGGTLVAIVGVRLIAELVGRARPPVRGMLIGPELSESFPSGHVVGAAAIMLLTAYLVFSRRRNPRTAVAAFVVASLGIVATAASRVYLGYHWATDAAGAVCIALIVLGFVIVIDTHRTVRVADSG
- a CDS encoding ABC-F family ATP-binding cassette domain-containing protein gives rise to the protein MSLIRLHDVSVRFENTQILREAFFRLEPGDRVGLIGRNGSGKTTMLKLALEKVAPDSGTVTLEPGIKVGYFSQFSELDGDATITEVLVGLFADIQAVEAELASIDATIAADPSASPELDRLIHRQAELFEEMDRLDGWDYPRRIDRALTTLGFTEAHRVCPIDELSGGWRNRAALAKIVLEAPDVLLLDEPTNYLDVAGVEWLEAWFRDFRGAAIVVSHDRRFLDVVVTRIIEVENFHLHEYPGNFGEYVVQKQFRLKSLEQQFVHESELLAFEAEGISDRREAAKAASRSLDKQLSHIKKSRAPRPVDQIITEIYGGLHIKDVLGRVEMLSKTYGEKVLFDGLNLEIRRGNRIVVLGSNGSGKTTLLRVLTGEEDADSGEVAWAKGAGVVSYNRMLDELDGDDTVTHAVNAMPGSLAFTATRKSVNRFLGMFQFSEADLKQRIGNLSGGQRARVAMAQCLLSGASVLLLDEPTNHLDMASTQVMERALVHFPGAVIVVSHDRFFTDKIATRRLVFGSDGAAPGEIDVRAA